The following are encoded in a window of Clostridium thermarum genomic DNA:
- a CDS encoding TRM11 family SAM-dependent methyltransferase, protein MEKLEATTIWSFKERGSWSTHRGDYPGNWSPYVPRNILLRYSKPGEIVLDQFVGSGTTLIEAADLGRMSIGCDINPKALEITKQRVDNACAKILNRDARNLYDIEDSSIDLICTHPPYSNIIKYSNNIEGDLSLLSLDSFYLSMESVAMECFRVLKKYKYCAILMGDMRKNGYIVPLAFNIMNIFIRTGFRLKEIIIKEQHNCKSTEYWSKISMERNFLLLAHEYLFILHKSY, encoded by the coding sequence ATGGAAAAACTTGAGGCAACAACAATATGGAGCTTTAAAGAAAGGGGGAGCTGGTCTACGCATAGAGGAGATTATCCCGGTAATTGGAGCCCATATGTACCGAGAAATATACTTTTACGCTATTCTAAGCCAGGAGAAATTGTTCTAGACCAATTTGTAGGTAGTGGAACAACTCTGATTGAAGCTGCTGATTTAGGAAGAATGTCCATTGGATGTGATATAAATCCAAAAGCACTGGAAATCACAAAGCAGAGAGTTGATAATGCTTGTGCAAAAATTTTGAATAGAGACGCAAGAAATCTTTACGATATTGAGGATTCTTCTATAGACTTAATTTGTACGCATCCACCATATTCAAATATTATTAAGTACAGTAATAATATTGAGGGAGATTTGTCACTGTTGAGTCTAGATTCATTCTACCTATCTATGGAATCAGTAGCAATGGAATGCTTTAGAGTTTTAAAGAAGTATAAATATTGTGCTATATTAATGGGTGATATGAGAAAGAATGGATATATTGTTCCTTTAGCCTTTAATATTATGAATATATTTATAAGAACTGGATTTAGATTAAAGGAAATAATAATTAAAGAACAGCATAATTGCAAATCTACGGAATATTGGTCAAAGATTAGTATGGAAAGAAATTTCCTATTATTAGCACATGAATACCTATTTATTTTACATAAAAGTTATTAA
- a CDS encoding DNA-methyltransferase, with translation MKVFDSKNYCLYLGDCLKELKKLEEKSVDMIFADPPYKLSNDGITCKSGQMVSVNKGEWDRSLGFKEDYKFNKKWIMACDRVLKDNGTMWISGTYHIIHSIAYVLQEMGYYIINEVTWYKPNAAPNMGCRCFTASQETLLWVKKSKKAKHTFNYNLMKELNGGKQMRTLWEIPTTPKREKTFGLHPTQKPKQLLYRCIVSSTNEGDLILDPFSGSGTTGVVAIENKRRFIGIDISNEYIELASRRLSSIEMEELI, from the coding sequence ATGAAAGTTTTTGACAGTAAGAATTATTGTTTATATTTAGGAGATTGCCTAAAAGAATTAAAGAAGCTTGAAGAAAAGTCAGTGGATATGATTTTTGCTGATCCCCCTTACAAACTCAGTAATGATGGAATCACCTGTAAGTCAGGCCAGATGGTTTCTGTAAATAAAGGGGAATGGGATCGGTCTCTTGGATTTAAAGAGGATTACAAATTTAATAAGAAGTGGATTATGGCATGCGATAGAGTCTTAAAAGATAATGGTACTATGTGGATATCCGGTACATATCATATCATTCATTCTATTGCGTATGTCTTACAGGAGATGGGATACTATATTATTAATGAAGTAACTTGGTATAAACCTAATGCTGCACCTAATATGGGATGCAGATGCTTTACAGCCAGTCAGGAGACCTTGCTTTGGGTTAAAAAGAGCAAAAAAGCAAAACATACTTTTAATTACAACTTAATGAAAGAGCTGAATGGTGGAAAGCAGATGAGAACACTGTGGGAAATACCAACCACTCCAAAACGAGAAAAAACTTTTGGGCTTCATCCTACTCAAAAACCTAAGCAACTTCTTTATAGATGTATAGTATCTTCTACCAACGAAGGGGATTTAATACTTGATCCTTTCAGTGGATCCGGAACTACTGGAGTGGTAGCTATAGAAAATAAGAGGAGATTTATTGGTATAGATATTTCTAACGAGTATATAGAACTTGCTTCGAGGCGATTAAGTAGCATTGAAATGGAGGAATTAATTTGA
- a CDS encoding IS3 family transposase, translating to MCKLLKVSRRSYYKSLNQVESKRSIENKRLKEEILKIYNDNKKRYGVPKIHKTPINQGESINLKRVQSFMNDLGIKSIVCKKYKTYSSKNKVEERENILKRDFSTTVRNQANRLYYTVI from the coding sequence TTCAAGAAGATCTTATTACAAAAGCCTTAACCAAGTTGAAAGTAAAAGAAGTATTGAGAATAAAAGATTAAAAGAAGAAATTCTTAAAATATATAATGATAATAAAAAACGTTATGGAGTTCCCAAGATCCATAAAACACCAATAAATCAAGGAGAATCCATAAATCTAAAGAGAGTTCAAAGTTTCATGAATGATTTGGGTATAAAGTCAATAGTTTGTAAGAAGTACAAGACCTATTCATCTAAAAACAAGGTAGAAGAAAGGGAAAACATCTTAAAAAGAGATTTTTCCACAACTGTCAGAAACCAGGCAAACAGGTTATATTACACAGTGATTTAG